In a genomic window of Punica granatum isolate Tunisia-2019 chromosome 6, ASM765513v2, whole genome shotgun sequence:
- the LOC116212476 gene encoding probable galacturonosyltransferase-like 2, with product MPSKPQNIEMIPTCLHLLLVVLLHDAPATASIAASQQFREAPKFYNSPSCPIIDNGSNCSHQAVHVVMTLDLAYLRGTMAAMLSALQHSSCPENLRFHFVAAAASSHLCEVISSSFPYLSFEIYPFDSSSVSGHISTSVRSALDHPLNYARNYLPDILPLCVHRAVYLDSDVILVDDIANLASTPLGGNSVLAAPEYCNANLSNYFTPTFWSNPTLSLTFEGRGRKPCYFNTGVMVIDLVRWRQGDHTRRIVEWMELQKGMRIYELGSLPPFLLVFAGNIAPVDRRWNQHGLGGDNLWGLCRDLHPGPVSLLHWSGKGKPWERIDRNRPCPVDVLWAPYDLLQVPVASNPLL from the coding sequence ATGCCCTCAAAACCTCAAAATATTGAGATGATTCCGACATGTCTCCACCTCCTGCTTGTTGTCCTCCTTCACGACGCCCCTGCCACCGCCTCCATAGCAGCCTCACAACAGTTCAGAGAAGCTCCAAAGTTCTACAACTCCCCAAGCTGCCCCATCATCGACAATGGTAGCAACTGCTCCCATCAAGCAGTCCATGTTGTGATGACCCTCGACTTGGCCTACCTCCGTGGTACAATGGCTGCAATGCTCTCCGCCCTCCAGCACTCCTCCTGCCCTGAGAACCTTCGGTTCCACTTTGTGGCTGCTGCTGCGTCCTCCCACCTCTGTGAAGTCATCTCTTCCTCCTTCCCTTACCTGAGTTTCGAGATCTACCCCTTTGACAGCTCCTCTGTCTCAGGCCATATCTCAACCTCGGTCCGTTCAGCACTTGACCACCCACTCAACTACGCCAGGAACTACCTCCCCGACATCCTTCCCCTGTGTGTCCATAGAGCTGTCTACTTGGACTCTGATGTAATCCTAGTGGATGATATAGCCAATCTTGCTTCCACCCCGCTTGGGGGAAACTCAGTCCTCGCTGCACCTGAGTACTGCAATGCAAACCTCTCAAACTACTTCACCCCCACATTCTGGTCAAACCCGACTCTCTCCCTAACCTTTGAGGGGCGGGGTCGGAAGCCCTGTTACTTCAACACGGGGGTGATGGTAATCGACTTAGTCCGCTGGAGGCAAGGAGATCACACAAGAAGGATTGTAGAGTGGATGGAGCTGCAGAAGGGGATGAGGATCTACGAATTGGGCTCTCTGCCACCATTTCTCCTGGTGTTCGCTGGGAATATTGCACCAGTGGATCGCCGCTGGAACCAGCATGGACTTGGAGGAGATAATTTATGGGGCCTTTGCCGGGATTTGCATCCGGGTCCAGTGAGCCTGCTTCACTGGAGTGGGAAGGGAAAGCCCTGGGAGAGGATCGACAGAAACCGACCATGCCCAGTTGATGTACTCTGGGCACCTTATGACCTTCTCCAAGTCCCAGTTGCTTCAAACCCTCTATTATAG
- the LOC116212475 gene encoding probable vacuolar amino acid transporter YPQ1 — translation MPLTYCLRERKPCVRWVEKYFKDCLCNLKDEISFAFGLISLVSWGVAEIPQIITNFRTKSSHGVSLAFLMTWIAGDIFNLVGCLLEPATLPTQFYTALLYTTSTVVLVLQSVYYDHVYRWWKCRQNKPHQKVSEEKEPLRPKTSTRSGMPIPNSSPKALPRREFYYTSARSLAGSGTPPFRTYMRVARSGPSALEVNSDSSSDDEAVPVSSDKKSTQPRPIPRSAGYGTFLAASVTLPFQSNALADTYIRITRRRLLQESGMEHSAFGQWLGWLMAAIYMGGRIPQIWLNIRRGSVEGLNPLMFIFALIANVTYVGSILVRTTEWDDIKANMAWLLDAVVCVALDLFIILQYMYYRYFRQKIPSDEEGYGDYKDEKKAVAS, via the exons ATGCCTTTGACGTACTGCTTGAGGGAGAGGAAGCCCTGCGTGCGCTGGGTCGAGAAGTACTTCAAGGACTGCCTGTGTAACCTCAAGGATGAGATATCATTTGCGTTCGGGCTAATAAGTTTGGTGAGCTGGGGTGTTGCGGAGATCCCTCAGATCATCACCAACTTCCGCACCAAGTCCAGCCATGGAGTCTCCCTTGCCTTCCTCATGACTTGGATCGCCGG GGACATCTTTAATCTAGTCGGCTGCCTCCTCGAACCAGCTACG TTGCCGACTCAGTTCTACACGGCCCTG CTCTATACGACAAGCACGGTGGTGTTAGTGTTGCAGAGTGTGTATTATGATCACGTCTACAGATGGTGGAAGTGCCGTCAAAACAAACCCCACCAAAAG GTTTCGGAAGAGAAAGAGCCCCTGAGGCCTAAGACATCTACCCGTTCAGGAATGCCGATACCAAACTCCTCACCTAAGGCACTACCTCGCAGAGAGTTCTACTACAC ATCAGCTAGATCCTTGGCAGGAAGTGGGACTCCGCCATTTCGAACCTACATGAGGGTGGCTCGGAGTGGGCCATCAGCTCTAGAAGTTAACAGTGACTCATCTTCGGACGATGAAGCAGTTCCTGTTTCTTCGGATAAGAAGTCCACCCAGCCTAGACCTATCCCACGATCT GCTGGTTACGGGACATTTCTAGCTGCATCGGTAACTTTGCCCTTCCAGAGCAACGCTTTGGCCGACACGTATATCAGAATTACCCGGAGGAGATTATTACAG GAAAGTGGAATGGAGCACAGTGCATTCGGGCAATGGCTTGGGTGGCTAATGGCAGCAATATATATGGGAGGGAGGATCCCTCAGATTTGGTTAAAT ATCAGAAGAGGAAGTGTGGAG GGTCTGAATCCTCTCATGTTCATCTTTGCACTGATCGCGAATGTTACATACGTGGGAAG CATTCTGGTAAGGACCACCGAGTGGGACGACATAAAGGCCAACATGGCTTGGCTGTTGGATGCTGTCGTCTGCGTGGCACTTGATTTATTC ATCATATTGCAGTACATGTATTACAGATACTTCAGGCAAAAGATCCCCTCAGACGAAGAAGGCTATGGAGACTACAAGGACGAAAAGAAGGCGGTAGCTTCTTAA